Proteins from one Listeria weihenstephanensis genomic window:
- the gadC gene encoding glutamate:gamma-aminobutyrate antiporter — protein sequence MKKQASAKTLSLFGFFAITASLFITVYEYPTFATSGFSLVFFLLLCGFLWFLPVSLCSAELATVDGYQEGGIFGWVSKTLGEKYGFAAIFFQWFQITVGFVTMIYFIIGALSYVISFPALDSNPMYKFIAVLVIFWGLTFLQLKGTKVTAIFAKLGFVVGITIPVLALFFLTIFHLKSGHHAAISFTASSFIPKWTDMSSLVIFMLAYMGVEASAPHINEMKNPKRDYPLAMILLIFVGIALNTIGGLSVASVVPSHDLSLSSGVVQTFKALIMQNGNSLEWVVKLIAFMIAFGVMAQVSSWIVGPTKGMQTVADKGIIPSVFRKTNKHNVPVPLIMVQGVIVSIWAAVLTFGGGGNNVSFLTAISLTVVIYLIGYVLFFLAYFVLVLKKKNLERTYQIPGGKVVKLIVAGVGLLMSIAAIVSAFFPPASLTKSSDMSYEIILAVSFIITATIPFVIYAVHSKKKAKSAEKEETVLSVE from the coding sequence ATGAAAAAACAAGCTTCAGCAAAAACGTTATCGCTATTCGGATTCTTCGCTATAACAGCTTCCCTTTTTATCACCGTTTATGAATACCCGACATTCGCCACTTCTGGATTTTCCCTCGTGTTCTTCTTGCTACTATGTGGTTTCTTATGGTTTTTGCCAGTGTCACTTTGCTCTGCGGAACTCGCGACAGTAGACGGTTACCAGGAAGGCGGCATATTTGGCTGGGTAAGTAAAACGCTCGGTGAAAAGTACGGATTCGCCGCGATATTCTTCCAATGGTTCCAAATCACAGTCGGCTTTGTCACGATGATCTACTTCATTATTGGCGCACTATCTTACGTTATTAGTTTCCCAGCACTCGATTCCAACCCGATGTATAAATTTATCGCCGTCCTTGTTATTTTCTGGGGCTTGACATTCCTACAATTAAAAGGTACAAAAGTGACAGCTATCTTCGCAAAATTAGGCTTCGTAGTTGGTATTACGATTCCAGTCTTAGCACTATTTTTCTTAACTATTTTCCACTTAAAATCTGGTCATCACGCTGCAATTTCGTTCACAGCATCGAGCTTCATTCCGAAATGGACAGATATGTCATCGCTAGTCATCTTCATGCTCGCATACATGGGCGTTGAAGCCTCTGCACCACACATCAATGAAATGAAAAATCCAAAACGCGATTATCCGTTAGCCATGATTCTACTCATTTTTGTCGGAATCGCACTCAACACAATCGGCGGGCTATCTGTAGCTTCTGTCGTACCATCACACGATTTATCCTTAAGCTCTGGCGTTGTTCAAACGTTCAAAGCACTCATCATGCAAAATGGAAACAGCTTGGAGTGGGTCGTTAAATTGATTGCCTTCATGATCGCGTTCGGCGTCATGGCACAAGTCAGCTCATGGATTGTAGGTCCAACAAAAGGCATGCAAACCGTTGCAGATAAAGGCATCATCCCGTCCGTATTCCGCAAAACCAATAAACACAACGTTCCCGTGCCGCTTATCATGGTGCAAGGCGTTATCGTTTCCATCTGGGCAGCAGTCCTAACATTCGGCGGTGGCGGCAACAACGTATCATTCCTAACCGCAATTTCACTAACTGTAGTCATCTATTTAATCGGATACGTCCTATTCTTCCTAGCATATTTCGTTCTCGTTTTGAAAAAGAAAAATCTAGAACGCACATATCAAATCCCAGGTGGTAAAGTCGTGAAACTAATCGTTGCCGGCGTTGGTCTACTCATGTCAATCGCCGCAATCGTATCCGCCTTTTTCCCACCAGCGTCCTTGACTAAAAGCAGCGACATGTCCTATGAGATTATCCTAGCAGTTAGCTTCATCATCACAGCAACAATCCCATTTGTCATCTACGCTGTTCACTCTAAAAAGAAAGCCAAATCAGCTGAAAAAGAAGAAACCGTACTATCCGTGGAATAA
- a CDS encoding Crp/Fnr family transcriptional regulator — MKDKETNMGLLYGEASISEGFNEVKFREFIQDDLIFPTKGVKKNYLKQEILIQDGTDENDVYFIEKGIVAATLDGKIVVDFFAENDVIGLSNLTLGSSPDYIFTVISDEVEVTRYRKEDLIEKIMNTQEGYLYHYVHMKNMTNRLLARQELWRLPTEERVILVLLELGKKYGKEAEDKDVLCFPKQISKGMIAQYTNFNPNTITTVLQKLHEEDCIYPVRSSIFVNTEKLETKLRAIS; from the coding sequence ATGAAAGATAAAGAGACTAATATGGGGCTACTATACGGGGAAGCCAGTATTAGCGAAGGTTTTAATGAAGTAAAGTTCCGTGAATTTATACAAGACGATTTAATTTTTCCGACCAAAGGCGTGAAGAAAAACTATCTGAAACAAGAGATCCTCATTCAAGATGGGACAGATGAAAATGATGTTTATTTTATCGAAAAGGGCATTGTAGCAGCAACATTGGACGGGAAAATAGTCGTAGATTTTTTTGCTGAAAATGATGTTATCGGCTTGTCTAATTTAACACTTGGAAGTAGTCCAGATTATATTTTTACAGTGATATCCGATGAGGTGGAAGTGACGCGCTACCGAAAAGAGGACTTGATTGAGAAAATAATGAATACGCAAGAGGGCTATCTCTATCACTATGTACACATGAAAAATATGACAAACAGGTTGCTTGCTCGTCAAGAACTATGGAGATTACCGACAGAAGAGAGAGTCATTCTCGTGTTGCTAGAGCTCGGCAAAAAATACGGAAAAGAAGCGGAAGATAAGGATGTACTCTGTTTTCCAAAACAAATAAGCAAAGGCATGATTGCACAATACACGAACTTTAATCCAAACACGATTACGACCGTCTTGCAAAAACTCCACGAAGAAGACTGCATTTACCCTGTTCGGAGCTCCATTTTTGTCAATACAGAAAAACTAGAAACAAAGTTAAGAGCCATTTCATAA
- a CDS encoding toxin Cry1Ac domain D-VI-related protein, which produces MKKNQFKKLVSTVTVASILGTSIATPFNVLTEQAQAAEGIQATAAPVYTLQNTNEFADYSASHSKENVYITWVTVSANTMWIDMTKFYKNYGIQITMPDGEIITKYKTINTGVSDSISVDLKGRRAGVVQIRTLTPSGGFERPGIAKVTLTAIDNSALLAYGQAVYGLFSDATFTKIGTGITQANIDAAKSKATSVPTSTEKTRLTNLITTAQTQLDTTTHTDAQNAVNALFTNDTPSSGSIKAATNQQAINNAQALINKVTDANKRAALQTNLNKAQELLNARLAAESAEAAATNAVNSLFTGGNPAASSILSTTNQTAINNAQNLINKVADPSKKAVLQTNLDKAQRLLNERTAAETEAAAEAARQTAATNAVNGLFTSNSPATNSILTATNQTAINNAQNLVNQVKNTTKKAELQGNLDKAQQLLNDRNAASEDLARQTAATNAVNGLFTSNSPATNSILAATNQTAINNAQNLVNQVKNTTKKAELQGNLDKAQQLLNDRNATSEDLARQEAARKAFNDLFVGNNHTSNVLKPSTDFMAIFNAYQLIKDVKDPAVVAELESIYGKAVNLLNARNEEEAEAARQANAEKAVNDLFTLSNPATNSILATTNQTSINAAQNLINQVKNATKKAALQLNLNKAQQLLNDRNTAAADLPNQEAARKALNELFLANNPATNMLKPAVTLADITIAGNLLDKVKDPTVKAELQGLYDKAANLYVARQEALAEQARQTAAEKAVNELFVGYNPAMNVILEATDQVAIDKAQLAVNAVRDPLKKAEYQASLDKAKELLKLREEALADLAKQTAAEKAVNELFTDNKPSTGTVKDTTTQTAIDNAQKEINEVKDTAKKNELQTNLDKAQDLLDAKNEAAATEKEKQEAAEKAVNELFNNNNPESGAIKDTTNQKAIDDAQKAIDAVKDTTKKNELQADLDKAKELLAEKNEAAEEKAKEEAAEKAVNELFSNNNPESGAIKDTTNQTAIDDAQKAIDAVKDTTKKNELQADLDKAKELLAEKNEAAEEKAKEEAAEKAVNELFNNNNPESGAIKDTTNQKAIDDAQKAIDAVKDTTKKNELQADLDKAKELLDAKNEGTATERAAEKAVNELFKNDNPASDVIKDTTTQTAIDDAQKAIDAVEDTAKKAVLQADLDKAQSLLTAKNEEAAEKARQEAAANSVKDLFNNSDVNGTIKDATNQVAIGNTQKVIDAVKDLAKRAELQAQLDKAQAQLNARNPISGVVTKYTEGNLYITGTYTGAVTGLSIDINGKRYYGGEAKDGKIKFYVGDKNLKAGDVVVVNLYDASKQIQKSLPVQVVAPLKITVADYKIGDNYVTATYNDPEITKVGIVVDGTKYWGGDVKDGNVKFFAADKIKNANAEVIINFYDANNNLIGSQPVKITTTLSEITGANYKLGASNITGTFEGDMSKLAISINGTKYYGGTIAANGTYKFYVLDKKIQTTDTVIVYGYDAKNVLLTQKTVTITE; this is translated from the coding sequence ATGAAGAAAAATCAATTCAAGAAACTAGTAAGTACGGTTACAGTAGCATCGATTTTAGGAACAAGCATAGCAACTCCATTTAACGTTTTAACGGAGCAAGCACAAGCGGCAGAAGGCATCCAAGCAACAGCAGCACCAGTATACACGTTACAAAATACGAATGAGTTTGCTGATTATAGCGCCAGTCATTCAAAGGAAAACGTATATATTACTTGGGTTACTGTTTCGGCCAATACAATGTGGATAGATATGACGAAGTTTTATAAGAATTACGGTATTCAAATTACAATGCCTGATGGGGAAATAATAACGAAGTATAAAACAATAAACACAGGAGTATCGGACAGTATTTCAGTAGACTTGAAGGGCCGAAGAGCAGGTGTTGTTCAAATTAGAACATTAACGCCTTCTGGTGGTTTTGAACGACCAGGAATTGCAAAAGTAACGTTGACAGCAATCGATAACTCAGCATTACTGGCATATGGTCAAGCAGTCTACGGCCTTTTCAGCGACGCAACGTTTACTAAAATTGGGACTGGAATTACACAAGCGAATATCGATGCTGCAAAAAGCAAAGCAACAAGCGTACCGACTTCTACAGAAAAAACAAGATTAACGAACCTAATCACTACGGCACAAACACAGCTAGATACAACAACACACACAGACGCACAAAACGCGGTTAATGCTTTGTTCACGAACGATACACCAAGTTCCGGTTCGATTAAAGCAGCGACCAATCAACAAGCAATCAACAATGCACAAGCACTTATAAACAAAGTAACAGATGCAAACAAAAGAGCTGCATTGCAAACGAATTTAAACAAAGCGCAAGAATTGTTAAATGCAAGGCTAGCAGCGGAATCCGCAGAAGCAGCCGCAACAAATGCAGTAAATAGTTTATTCACAGGAGGCAATCCAGCAGCAAGCTCTATTTTATCTACAACGAACCAAACAGCAATCAATAACGCGCAAAATCTTATAAATAAAGTAGCAGATCCATCGAAAAAAGCAGTATTACAAACGAATCTAGATAAAGCACAAAGATTGTTAAATGAGCGTACCGCAGCAGAAACAGAAGCGGCCGCAGAAGCAGCAAGACAAACAGCAGCGACAAATGCAGTAAACGGCTTGTTCACATCAAATAGTCCAGCAACAAACTCGATATTAACCGCGACGAACCAAACGGCGATTAATAACGCGCAAAATCTTGTGAATCAAGTGAAAAACACAACGAAAAAAGCAGAATTACAAGGCAATCTTGATAAAGCACAGCAACTTCTAAATGATAGAAATGCAGCATCAGAAGACTTGGCAAGACAAACAGCAGCGACAAATGCAGTAAACGGCTTGTTCACATCAAACAGTCCAGCAACAAACTCGATATTAGCCGCGACAAACCAAACGGCAATTAATAACGCGCAAAATCTTGTGAATCAAGTGAAAAACACAACGAAAAAAGCAGAATTACAAGGCAATCTTGATAAAGCACAGCAACTTCTAAATGATAGAAATGCAACATCAGAAGACTTGGCAAGACAAGAGGCAGCAAGAAAGGCATTTAATGATTTATTCGTAGGTAATAATCATACATCAAACGTGCTTAAACCAAGCACAGATTTTATGGCTATTTTTAATGCGTATCAATTAATTAAGGATGTAAAAGACCCAGCAGTAGTAGCGGAATTAGAATCTATTTATGGGAAAGCAGTTAATTTGCTTAACGCAAGAAATGAGGAAGAAGCAGAGGCAGCAAGACAAGCAAATGCGGAAAAAGCAGTCAATGATTTATTTACATTGAGCAACCCAGCTACAAATTCTATTTTAGCAACAACGAACCAAACATCGATCAATGCCGCACAAAACTTAATCAATCAGGTGAAGAATGCAACAAAAAAAGCAGCATTGCAACTAAATCTAAATAAAGCACAACAATTACTAAACGACAGAAACACTGCCGCAGCCGATTTGCCAAATCAAGAAGCAGCAAGAAAAGCACTAAATGAGTTATTCCTAGCTAATAATCCAGCCACAAACATGCTTAAACCAGCTGTAACCCTTGCTGATATTACGATTGCTGGAAATTTGCTTGATAAAGTAAAAGACCCAACAGTAAAAGCAGAATTACAAGGACTTTATGATAAGGCAGCGAATTTGTATGTTGCAAGACAAGAAGCACTGGCTGAACAAGCAAGACAAACAGCCGCCGAAAAAGCAGTCAATGAGCTATTTGTAGGTTATAACCCAGCCATGAACGTTATTTTAGAGGCGACGGATCAAGTAGCTATTGATAAGGCACAACTAGCAGTAAATGCTGTAAGAGACCCACTTAAGAAGGCTGAATATCAAGCTAGCTTGGACAAAGCAAAAGAATTATTGAAACTTAGAGAAGAAGCTTTGGCAGACCTAGCAAAACAAACAGCCGCGGAAAAAGCAGTGAATGAACTATTCACAGATAATAAACCAAGTACAGGAACAGTGAAAGATACGACCACACAAACAGCAATTGATAACGCGCAAAAAGAAATTAACGAAGTGAAAGACACAGCGAAGAAAAATGAGTTACAAACAAACTTAGATAAAGCACAAGACTTACTAGACGCAAAAAATGAAGCAGCAGCAACAGAGAAGGAAAAACAAGAAGCAGCTGAAAAAGCAGTCAACGAATTGTTCAACAATAACAACCCAGAATCAGGTGCAATTAAAGACACAACAAACCAAAAAGCAATCGATGACGCGCAAAAAGCAATCGACGCAGTGAAAGATACAACGAAGAAAAACGAATTGCAAGCAGATCTAGATAAAGCGAAAGAATTGTTGGCAGAGAAAAACGAAGCAGCAGAAGAGAAAGCAAAAGAAGAAGCAGCTGAAAAAGCAGTCAACGAATTGTTCAGCAATAACAACCCAGAATCAGGTGCAATCAAAGACACAACAAACCAAACAGCAATTGATGACGCGCAAAAAGCAATCGACGCAGTGAAAGATACAACGAAGAAAAACGAATTGCAAGCAGATCTAGATAAAGCGAAAGAATTGTTGGCAGAGAAAAACGAAGCAGCAGAAGAGAAAGCAAAAGAAGAAGCAGCTGAAAAAGCAGTCAACGAATTGTTCAACAATAACAACCCAGAATCAGGTGCAATCAAAGACACAACAAACCAAAAAGCAATCGATGACGCGCAAAAAGCAATCGACGCAGTGAAAGACACAACGAAGAAAAACGAATTGCAAGCAGATCTAGACAAAGCCAAGGAATTACTAGACGCGAAAAATGAAGGCACAGCGACAGAAAGAGCAGCCGAAAAAGCAGTCAATGAACTGTTTAAAAATGATAACCCCGCATCAGATGTTATTAAAGACACAACAACTCAAACTGCCATTGACGATGCACAAAAAGCAATCGATGCAGTGGAAGATACAGCGAAGAAAGCAGTATTACAAGCAGATTTAGACAAAGCACAAAGCTTGCTAACAGCGAAAAATGAAGAGGCAGCAGAAAAAGCACGTCAAGAAGCTGCTGCAAATAGCGTCAAGGATCTATTCAATAACAGCGATGTCAACGGGACAATCAAAGATGCAACGAATCAAGTAGCTATCGGCAATACCCAAAAAGTGATTGATGCTGTCAAAGACCTTGCGAAACGAGCAGAATTACAAGCACAACTAGATAAAGCCCAAGCACAGCTTAATGCGCGTAACCCAATTTCTGGCGTAGTTACTAAATATACAGAAGGCAATCTTTACATTACAGGAACTTACACTGGCGCTGTCACTGGTCTAAGCATAGACATCAATGGCAAACGATACTACGGCGGCGAAGCTAAAGACGGCAAAATCAAGTTTTACGTTGGCGATAAAAACCTTAAAGCAGGCGATGTCGTTGTGGTAAACTTATACGACGCAAGCAAGCAAATCCAAAAATCACTTCCAGTTCAAGTTGTAGCACCACTTAAAATAACAGTTGCTGACTATAAAATCGGTGACAACTACGTGACAGCAACCTATAACGACCCAGAAATCACAAAAGTTGGTATTGTAGTAGATGGCACGAAATATTGGGGCGGCGATGTTAAAGATGGCAACGTGAAATTCTTCGCAGCAGATAAAATCAAAAACGCAAACGCGGAAGTTATCATCAACTTCTATGACGCCAATAATAATCTAATCGGATCACAACCAGTTAAAATCACAACAACGTTATCTGAAATCACAGGAGCAAATTACAAACTTGGTGCAAGCAACATCACAGGAACGTTTGAAGGAGACATGAGTAAACTAGCAATTTCTATCAACGGTACAAAATACTATGGTGGAACGATTGCGGCAAACGGTACGTATAAATTCTACGTACTAGATAAAAAAATCCAAACTACTGACACAGTTATCGTGTACGGCTACGATGCTAAAAATGTATTACTAACGCAAAAAACAGTAACAATCACAGAATAA
- a CDS encoding DUF4352 domain-containing protein: protein MNKLVALISVIVIASMIALGGCGKASASSDINRELGTKDLKIKPIKITREKAVSDRKVILKVEVAVKNKSKAAQGIGAGNFSLKDPNHTNYRMYGMKEDSLGHTIAPGQEMNGNIYFEIPVDLEEGWMSYTPEPGHDKAAEWLIVFPKD, encoded by the coding sequence ATGAATAAATTAGTCGCACTTATATCGGTTATTGTCATTGCTAGTATGATAGCGCTTGGAGGTTGTGGTAAAGCATCCGCAAGCTCCGATATCAACAGAGAACTGGGGACCAAAGATTTAAAAATAAAGCCCATAAAAATAACGCGCGAAAAAGCGGTTTCTGATCGGAAAGTCATTTTGAAAGTTGAAGTAGCGGTGAAAAACAAGTCAAAAGCAGCACAAGGAATCGGAGCTGGCAATTTCAGCTTAAAAGATCCAAACCATACGAATTATCGGATGTACGGCATGAAAGAAGATAGTTTGGGGCACACGATTGCGCCAGGACAAGAGATGAACGGGAATATTTATTTTGAGATTCCGGTCGATTTGGAAGAAGGTTGGATGAGCTATACGCCTGAACCTGGTCACGACAAAGCGGCAGAATGGCTGATTGTATTCCCTAAAGATTAG